A genomic region of Patescibacteria group bacterium contains the following coding sequences:
- a CDS encoding LAGLIDADG family homing endonuclease: protein MLSKDYIIGLTDGEGTFLVYIWKREKITQNPRVECYYAIKMREDELPLLEEVKKFFGCGNIYFQKEYRKNQRNNYRFQIRKIDELNKKVIPLFKRNPLHSQKKRDFEIFCKVLNIVNKKEHLNKKGLEKIKKLKQGMHK from the coding sequence ATGCTTTCAAAAGATTATATAATTGGGTTAACTGATGGAGAAGGAACGTTTCTTGTATATATTTGGAAACGCGAAAAAATAACACAAAATCCTAGGGTAGAGTGTTATTATGCGATAAAAATGAGAGAAGATGAATTACCATTACTTGAAGAAGTTAAAAAATTCTTTGGGTGTGGCAATATCTATTTTCAAAAAGAATATCGCAAAAATCAAAGAAATAATTATCGATTCCAGATAAGGAAAATTGATGAACTAAACAAGAAAGTTATTCCTCTATTTAAGAGAAATCCATTACATAGTCAGAAGAAAAGAGATTTCGAGATTTTTTGTAAGGTGTTAAATATAGTGAATAAAAAAGAACACCTTAATAAGAAGGGATTAGAAAAAATCAAGAAATTAAAACAAGGAATGCATAAATAG